Proteins from a genomic interval of Physeter macrocephalus isolate SW-GA chromosome 21, ASM283717v5, whole genome shotgun sequence:
- the ZDHHC9 gene encoding palmitoyltransferase ZDHHC9, with the protein MSVMVVRKKVTRKWEKLPGRNTFCCDGRVMMARQKGIFYLTLFLILGTCTLFFAFECRYLAVQLSPAIPVFAAMLFLFSMATLLRTSFSDPGVIPRALPDEAAFIEMEIEATNGAVPQGQRPPPRIKNFQINNQIVKLKYCYTCKIFRPPRASHCSICDNCVERFDHHCPWVGNCVGKRNYRYFYLFILSLSLLTIYVFAFNIVYVALKSLKIGFLETLKETPGTVLEVLICFFTLWSVVGLTGFHTFLVALNQTTNEDIKGSWTGKNRVQNPYSHGNIVKNCCEVLCGPLPPSVLDRRGILPLEESGSRPPSTQEASTSLLPQSPAPTDHLSSDEMPEDTSTPEEMPPPEPPEPSQEATEAEK; encoded by the exons ATGTCTGTGATGGTGGTGAGAAAGAAGGTGACACGGAAATGGGAGAAACTCCCAGGCAGGAACACCTTCTGTTGTGATGGCCGCGTGATGATGGCCCGGCAAAAGGGCATCTTCTATTTGACCCTCTTCCTCATCCTGGGGACGTGTACACTCTTCTTCGCCTTCGA ATGCCGCTACCTGGCTGTCCAGCTGTCTCCTGCCATCCCTGTGTTTGCTGccatgcttttccttttctccatggctACACTGCTGAGGACCAGCTTCAGTGATCCTGGAGTGATCCCTCGGGCCCTACCAGATGAAGCAGCTTTCATAGAAATGGAGATAG AAGCTACCAATGGTGCAGTACCTCAAGGCCAGCGACCACCCCCTCGTATCAAGAATTTCCAGATAAACAACCAGATTGTGAAGCTGAAATACTGTTATACATGCAAGATCTTCCGGCCTCcccgggcctctcattgcagcaTCTGTGACAACTGTGTGG AGCGCTTCGACCATCACTGCCCCTGGGTGGGGAATTGTGTTGGAAAGAGGAACTACCGCTACTTCtacctcttcatcctttctctgtccctcctcACGATCTATGTCTTTGCCTTCAACATCGTCTACGTGGCCCTCA AATCCTTGAAAATTGGCTTCCTGGAGACATTGAAAGAAACTCCTGGAAC TGTTCTAGAAGTACTCATTTGCTTCTTCACACTCTGGTCCGTCGTGGGACTGACTGGATTCCACACTTTCCTCGTGGCTCTCAACCAGACAACCAATGAAGAT ATCAAAGGCTCATGGACAGGGAAGAATCGTGTCCAGAATCCCTATAGCCATGGCAATATTGTGAAGAACTGCTGTGAAGTGCTGTGTGGCCCCTTGCCCCCCAG TGTGCTGGATCGAAGGGGTATTTTGCCACTGGAGGAAAGTGGAAGTCGACCTCCCAGTACTCAAGAGGCCAGTACCAGCCTCTTGCCTCAGAGCCCA GCTCCAACAGACCATCTAAGCTCCGATGAGATGCCGGAGGACACCAGCACTCCTGAAGAGATGCCACCCCCAGAGCCCCCAGAGCCCTCACAGGAGGCCACTGAAGCTGAGAAGTAG